In one window of Clupea harengus chromosome 4, Ch_v2.0.2, whole genome shotgun sequence DNA:
- the ddx23 gene encoding probable ATP-dependent RNA helicase DDX23 — translation MGVDTAEKKDGETSTATAKDKERKKSRSKSRERDRKGSPSKERKRHRSRERKRSRTRSKSPDREKQRKDREKERDKDRDRERGRGRDKDAHRRDRRSLSPKSRDRMKRERGLKKEEDDDDAKKKKDKVQPLSLEELLAKKKAEEEAEAKPKFLSKAEREAEALKRREQETEERRRTVDEERKKRRVFQDIGRKMMEDPMERERRERRERMDRENNGNDEDDGRQKIREEKDKGKELQAIKERYLGGIKKRRRTRHLNDRKFVFEWDASEDTSTDYNPIYKDKHHVQLYGRGFIAGIDLKQQKRDQSHFYGDLMEKRRTLEEKEQEEVRLKKERKKEAKQRWDDRHWSQKKLEEMCDRDWRIFREDYSITTKGGKIPNPIRNWKEYSLPPHIVEVIDNCGYKDPTPIQRQAIPIGLQNRDIIGVAETGSGKTAAFLIPLLVWITTLPKIDRIEDSDQGPYAVILAPTRELAQQIEEETLKFGKPLGIRTVAVIGGISREDQGFRLRMGCEIVIATPGRLIDVLENRYLVLGRCTYVVLDEADRMIDMGFEPDVQKILEYIPVTNQKPDTDEAEDPEKMLMNFESGKHKYRQTVMFTATMPAAVERLARSYLRRPAVVYIGSAGKPHERVEQKVLLMSENEKRKRLLEVLSRGFEPPIIIFVNQKKGCDVLAKSLEKMGYNACTLHGGKGQEQREFALSNLKAGAKDILVATDVAGRGIDIHDVSMVLNYDMAKNIEDYIHRIGRTGRAGKSGMSLTFLTKEDSSVFYDLKQAMLESPASTCPPELTNHPDAQHKPGTILTKKRREETIFA, via the exons ATGGGTGTAGATACAGCAGAGAAGAAAGATGGGGAGACGTCCACGGCCACGGCCAAGGACAAAGAACGAAAAAAGAGCCGGTCTAAATCTCGAGAACGGGATCGGAAAGGATCTCCGAGCAAGGAACGCAAGCGTCACCGTTCGCGTGAGCGAAAACGTTCCCGTACCCGCTCCAAATCTCCAGACAG GGAAAAGCAacggaaagacagagagaaggaacgTGACAAAGACCGGGACCGGGAGCGGGGCCGGGGCAGAGACAAGGATGCCCACCGACGGGACCGCAG GAGCCTCTCGCCAAAATCAAGGGACCgtatgaaaagagagagaggcctgaagaaggaggaggacgacgatgatgcaaagaagaagaaagataaG GTGCAGCCCCTCTCGCTGGAAGAGCTCCTTGCTAAGAAGAAAGCTGAAGAGGAGGCTGAAGCTAAG CCAAagtttttgtccaaagcagAGCGTGAGGCAGAGGCTCTGAAGCGTAGAGAACAGGAGACAGAAGAACGACGGCGGACGGTGGacgaggagaggaagaagaggagagtgttTCAGGACATCGGGAGGAAGATGATGG AGGAccccatggagagagagcggagagagaggagggagcgcATGGACAGGGAGAACAACGGAAACGATGAGGATGACGGACGACAGAAgatcagagaagagaaagacaaggggAAAGAGCTCCAGGCCATCAAG GAGCGTTACCTGGGTGGCATTAAAAAGCGCCGTCGCACGCGCCACCTGAACGACAgaaagtttgtgtttgagtgggaCGCCTCGGAAGACACCTCCACTGACTACAACCCCAT atacaaagaCAAGCACCACGTACAGCTGTATGGGCGAGGCTTCATCGCCGGCATTGACCTCAAACAGCAGAAGAGGGACCAGTCCCATTTCTACGGGGACCTGATGGAGAAGAGGCGGacactggaggagaaggagcaggaaga GGTGCGACTGAAGAAGGAGCGCAAGAAGGAGGCCAAACAGCGCTGGGACGACCGCCACTGGTCCcagaagaagctggaggagaTGTGTGACCGGGACTGGCGAATCTTCCGCGAGGACTACAGCATCACCACCAAGGGAGGCAAGATCCCCAACCCCATCCGCAACTGGAAGGAGTACTCTCTGCCGCCCCACATCGTGGAGGTCATCGACAACTGCGGCTACAAG GACCCAACGCCCATCCAGAGACAGGCCATTCCTATTGGCTTACAGAACAGAGACATCATCGGTGTGGCTGAGACTGGTAGCGGTAAAACGGCGGCCTTCCTCATCCCCCTATTGGTCTGGATTACAACTCTGCCCAAGATTGACAG AATTGAGGACTCTGACCAGGGCCCGTACGCCGTGATTCTGGCGCCGACCCGTGAGTTGGCCCAGCAGATCGAAGAGGAGACCCTGAAGTTCGGTAAACCCCTGGGCATCCGGACGGTGGCCGTGATCGGAGGAATCTCTCGAGAGGACCAGGGCTTCCGCCTCAGGATGGGTTGTGAG ATTGTGATCGCCACTCCTGGTCGTCTGATCGACGTGCTGGAGAACCGCTACCTCGTGCTCGGCCGGTGCACGTACGTGGTCCTGGATGAGGCGGACAGAATGATTGACATGGGTTTCGAGCCCGACGTGCAGAAGATTCTGGAATACATCCCCGTGACCAATCAGAAGCCAGACACGGATGAAGCCGAGGACCCGGAGAAGATGCTGATGAACTTCGAGTCGGGCAAACACAAgtacagacag ACGGTCATGTTCACAGCCACTATGCCCGCGGCCGTGGAGCGCTTGGCCAGGAGTTACCTGCGCCGCCCCGCGGTGGTCTACATCGGCTCTGCTGGCAAACCTCACGAGAGGGTGGAACAGAAGGTCCTGCTCATGTCGGAGAACGAgaagag GAAGAGACTTCTGGAAGTTCTTTCTCGCGGATTCGAGCCTCCCATCATCATTTTTGTCAACCAGAAGAAGGGTTGCGACGTGCTGGCCAAGTCTCTGGAGAAGATGGGG TACAATGCTTGCACACTCCACGGTGGAAAGGGCCAGGAACAGAGAGAGTTCGCCCTCTCCAACCTGAAGGCCGGCGCCAAGGACATCCTGGTGGCCACAGACGTGGCCGGCAGAGGTATCGACATCCACGACGTCTCCATGGTGCTCAACTACGACATGGCCAAGAACATCGAGG